The following are encoded together in the Desulfovibrio sp. genome:
- a CDS encoding ribonuclease J: MKESYLTITPLGGLGEIGLNCQLWETAGGVVMVDCGLMFPDDAHLGVDVVIPHFGAVSAIKDKLLGIVLTHGHEDHIGALPWLLPELKGTRIFGSRFTLALVEHKLREREILDWAELCPVDAQTVLPLGDLTFHFFPVCHSIPEGFGLGVETPVGRVVHSGDFKIDPHPLDSTGTDLGVFRDFVGPQGARLLLSDSTNVMREGHSLTEREVKDSLEKIFARAEGRIVITLFSSHIQRIQEVFDLAREFGRTVVISGKSLANNIEMARDLGIAKLPPSFFNAHNGVPDLPDNEQVLVVTGAQGEPMSALSRMVLGGHRQLEIRKGDTVVMSSRMIPGNAKAVSKLINEMYRMGAEVLYESVHAIHASGHAQREELRAMFEAVRPELFVPVHGEYQHLVKHGRLAVECGVKEENVILLEDGLPLTLLEDSFRLEQKVSVECTLVDGKGVGDVGYAVLRERRILGDEGMVIVVLVVDSETGSVLHGPEIISKGFVFEQHYSHLLEDAKCLVLDEIEAARPGQLNRMQEGIRSSLRRFFRRILERDPVVVAIISEV, encoded by the coding sequence ATGAAAGAATCCTACCTTACCATTACGCCCCTGGGGGGCCTTGGGGAAATCGGCCTTAACTGTCAGTTGTGGGAAACCGCAGGCGGCGTGGTCATGGTTGACTGCGGCCTTATGTTTCCTGACGACGCCCATCTGGGCGTGGACGTGGTTATTCCCCATTTTGGCGCAGTCAGCGCCATAAAAGATAAATTGCTCGGCATTGTGCTCACGCACGGGCACGAAGATCATATCGGGGCTCTGCCCTGGCTTTTGCCCGAACTCAAGGGCACGCGCATCTTTGGTTCGCGTTTTACCCTTGCCCTTGTGGAACACAAACTGCGCGAGCGTGAAATTCTCGACTGGGCGGAACTGTGCCCTGTGGACGCGCAGACGGTTCTGCCCCTGGGCGATCTGACCTTCCATTTTTTCCCGGTCTGTCACTCCATCCCCGAAGGCTTTGGCCTGGGGGTGGAAACGCCCGTAGGGCGCGTCGTCCATAGCGGCGACTTCAAGATTGATCCGCATCCTCTTGACAGCACGGGCACGGACCTTGGCGTTTTTCGCGATTTCGTCGGGCCGCAGGGCGCGCGCCTTCTGCTTTCGGACTCCACCAACGTCATGCGTGAGGGGCATTCCCTCACGGAACGGGAAGTGAAGGACTCGCTGGAAAAGATTTTTGCCAGGGCGGAAGGACGCATCGTCATAACGCTTTTTTCAAGTCATATCCAGAGGATACAGGAAGTATTCGACCTTGCGCGCGAATTCGGGCGCACTGTGGTCATCAGCGGAAAATCCCTGGCCAACAATATAGAGATGGCCCGCGATCTTGGCATCGCCAAGCTGCCCCCGTCGTTTTTCAACGCCCACAACGGCGTGCCCGACCTGCCTGACAACGAGCAGGTGCTTGTGGTCACGGGCGCGCAGGGTGAACCCATGTCGGCCTTGTCGCGCATGGTGCTTGGCGGCCACCGCCAGCTTGAGATCCGCAAGGGCGATACCGTGGTCATGAGTTCGCGCATGATTCCGGGCAATGCCAAGGCCGTGTCCAAGCTCATCAATGAGATGTACCGCATGGGCGCGGAAGTGCTGTACGAAAGCGTCCACGCCATACACGCATCGGGCCACGCCCAGCGCGAAGAACTGCGGGCAATGTTCGAGGCCGTGCGCCCCGAGCTTTTTGTGCCCGTGCACGGCGAGTACCAGCACCTTGTTAAGCATGGCCGCCTGGCTGTGGAGTGTGGCGTCAAGGAAGAGAACGTCATTCTTCTGGAAGACGGGCTGCCCCTGACCCTGCTTGAGGATTCGTTCAGGCTGGAGCAGAAGGTGTCCGTGGAGTGTACGCTCGTGGACGGCAAGGGCGTTGGCGATGTGGGCTACGCAGTGTTGCGTGAGCGCCGCATCCTCGGCGATGAGGGCATGGTTATCGTTGTGCTGGTGGTGGATTCGGAAACCGGCAGCGTGCTGCACGGGCCGGAGATTATTTCCAAGGGATTCGTGTTCGAGCAGCACTACAGCCATTTGCTTGAAGACGCCAAATGCCTTGTGCTTGACGAAATTGAGGCGGCCCGTCCCGGACAGCTCAACCGCATGCAGGAGGGCATACGCTCGTCACTGCGCCGGTTCTTCCGCCGCATACTTGAGCGCGATCCTGTGGTGGTGGCCATTATCAGCGAAGTTTAA
- a CDS encoding MoxR family ATPase, translated as MTPSQIVSALNSLLSIRQPVFIWGAPGVGKSQIVAQVAQARGLALRDIRAVLLDPVDLRGLPRITEQGLSVWCPPAFLPTPSDPQEGIIFLDELNAAPPLVQAACYQLILDRAIGEYRLPDGWSIVAAGNREKDKAVSYRMPSALANRLVHLECDAHLDDWLSWAQGAGIRAEVCAFLRFRPRLLHDFDPLKAEKAFASPRSWEFVSRILDARPHADVEYELFQGTVGSAGAAEFMGFLSVWRELPTVDEVLSSPASAMVPLEPAALYAMCEALSLRASAETIEALTAYAERLPSEFGVLLMRDAVCQDTDLVHTEAFSRWAEKNAEVLM; from the coding sequence ATGACGCCTTCGCAAATAGTCTCAGCCCTGAACTCTCTTCTTTCCATCCGGCAGCCGGTCTTCATATGGGGCGCGCCGGGGGTCGGCAAAAGCCAGATAGTCGCCCAGGTTGCCCAGGCCAGGGGGCTGGCCCTGCGCGACATCCGCGCCGTACTGCTGGATCCTGTGGATCTGCGCGGGTTGCCGCGCATCACCGAGCAGGGGCTTTCGGTATGGTGCCCACCGGCCTTTCTGCCCACGCCTTCGGACCCGCAGGAGGGCATCATTTTTCTGGATGAACTCAACGCCGCGCCCCCCCTGGTGCAGGCCGCCTGCTACCAGCTCATCCTTGATCGCGCCATTGGGGAGTACCGCCTGCCCGACGGCTGGTCCATCGTGGCGGCGGGCAACAGGGAAAAGGACAAGGCCGTATCGTACCGCATGCCCTCGGCCCTGGCCAACCGTCTTGTGCATCTGGAGTGCGACGCCCATCTGGACGACTGGCTCTCCTGGGCGCAGGGGGCGGGCATTCGCGCGGAGGTTTGCGCGTTTTTGCGCTTTCGGCCCCGCCTGTTGCACGATTTTGACCCCCTGAAAGCGGAAAAGGCCTTTGCCTCGCCGCGCTCCTGGGAGTTTGTATCGCGCATTCTGGACGCCCGGCCCCATGCCGATGTGGAGTACGAGCTGTTTCAGGGCACGGTGGGTTCTGCTGGCGCTGCGGAGTTTATGGGCTTTCTTTCCGTATGGCGCGAACTGCCCACGGTGGATGAGGTGCTGTCCTCTCCGGCTTCGGCCATGGTTCCGCTGGAGCCTGCCGCCCTTTACGCCATGTGTGAAGCCTTGAGCCTCAGGGCCAGCGCAGAAACCATAGAAGCGCTGACGGCCTATGCCGAGCGCCTGCCCTCGGAGTTCGGCGTGCTGCTCATGCGCGACGCCGTTTGCCAGGATACGGATCTCGTGCATACCGAGGCCTTTTCACGCTGGGCCGAAAAAAATGCCGAAGTGCTGATGTAG
- the hflK gene encoding FtsH protease activity modulator HflK, translating to MNWDWDKLQEKRQRQQGGNPPPRPQRETESEDEGQERQQAPKAKRSPFNRPGGGDENPFKKLSQLRFANGKGFLLVGLGVVVLWLLSGIYIINPDEEGVVLRFGKYNRTEGPGPHYALPVPIESVYKPQVTQVLRSEVGFRSVGQSATFQQGQVRTVSEEASMLTGDENIVNVQFSVQYKIDDPVQYLFNVSAPTALVRNAAEAAMREVIGNSLIDSAITDGKLKIQSEATQLLQTILNRYGAGIQVLAVQLQDVHPPQEVIDAFKDVASAREDKSRIINEAEAYRNELLPKARGQAAAMLNEAEAYQATRVRNAEGEAARFEALSAEHSKAPKVTEQRLYYEAMEDILANADEKVLMDGPAASRALPYLTLPGLSAPAAPRVLEKK from the coding sequence ATGAATTGGGATTGGGATAAGCTACAGGAAAAGCGGCAGCGGCAGCAGGGAGGCAATCCTCCCCCCCGACCACAACGAGAGACAGAATCTGAAGATGAAGGGCAGGAACGCCAGCAAGCCCCCAAGGCAAAGCGTTCGCCGTTTAATAGACCCGGCGGAGGGGACGAAAACCCCTTCAAGAAGCTTTCGCAGTTACGGTTCGCCAATGGGAAAGGGTTTTTGCTTGTTGGGCTTGGAGTGGTGGTTCTTTGGCTGCTCTCAGGCATCTACATAATCAATCCGGATGAAGAGGGCGTTGTGCTGCGGTTTGGCAAATATAACCGCACAGAAGGCCCCGGGCCGCACTATGCGCTGCCCGTGCCCATTGAAAGTGTATACAAGCCTCAGGTAACACAGGTGCTCCGCAGTGAGGTCGGGTTCCGCTCCGTGGGGCAGTCCGCGACCTTCCAGCAGGGGCAGGTGCGCACCGTTTCGGAAGAAGCGTCCATGCTCACCGGGGATGAAAATATCGTCAACGTCCAGTTCAGCGTGCAGTACAAGATTGACGATCCGGTTCAGTATCTTTTTAATGTCAGCGCTCCCACTGCCCTCGTCCGCAACGCCGCCGAGGCGGCCATGCGCGAGGTTATCGGCAACAGCCTGATCGATTCGGCCATCACCGACGGCAAGCTGAAGATCCAGAGCGAAGCCACACAGCTGTTGCAGACGATTCTTAACCGTTACGGAGCGGGTATTCAGGTGCTGGCCGTGCAGCTGCAGGACGTGCACCCCCCGCAGGAAGTTATTGACGCATTCAAGGATGTGGCCAGCGCACGAGAGGACAAAAGCCGCATCATCAATGAGGCTGAAGCCTACCGCAACGAACTTCTGCCCAAGGCACGGGGTCAGGCGGCGGCCATGCTCAACGAGGCGGAAGCCTACCAGGCCACGCGCGTGCGCAACGCCGAAGGTGAAGCCGCCCGCTTTGAAGCCCTGAGCGCGGAGCACAGCAAGGCTCCCAAGGTTACGGAACAGCGCCTTTATTATGAAGCAATGGAAGATATTCTTGCCAACGCGGACGAAAAGGTGCTTATGGACGGCCCTGCTGCATCGCGGGCCCTGCCTTACCTGACCTTGCCCGGATTGAGCGCGCCTGCTGCCCCCAGGGTTTTGGAGAAGAAGTGA
- a CDS encoding HDIG domain-containing metalloprotein, whose product MKCSTRSDSCTAGTPRPLADLPRLPGLGRQVNAVPGDEACFALWDKYDMLPNIRQHSLLVAHIATSLAARAAELGFGVNVDEVRAGGLLHDIAKTYCVRHGGSHAQVGAAWTVAETGNYAIAQGVMMHVWWPWPLPEGSAICALPFFVMYADKRVRHDACVSLEERYDDLLGRYGHSEAAREGIYAAFRQGKNIESALSAQLGWTLYEDSFDCGRLVP is encoded by the coding sequence ATGAAGTGCTCAACGCGGTCTGACTCCTGCACGGCAGGGACGCCACGTCCTCTGGCCGATCTTCCACGGTTGCCCGGCCTGGGGCGTCAGGTGAACGCTGTTCCCGGTGACGAAGCCTGTTTCGCCCTTTGGGACAAATACGACATGCTGCCCAATATCCGGCAGCATTCTTTGCTGGTGGCCCATATTGCCACGTCTCTGGCTGCCAGGGCAGCGGAACTGGGCTTTGGCGTCAATGTGGACGAGGTGCGCGCCGGGGGCTTGCTGCACGACATAGCCAAGACCTATTGCGTGCGCCATGGCGGCAGCCATGCCCAGGTGGGCGCGGCCTGGACTGTGGCTGAAACCGGCAATTACGCCATCGCTCAGGGCGTTATGATGCATGTCTGGTGGCCGTGGCCGCTCCCGGAAGGAAGCGCCATCTGCGCCCTGCCTTTTTTCGTGATGTATGCTGACAAAAGGGTCAGGCATGATGCCTGCGTCAGCCTGGAAGAGCGGTACGATGACCTGCTGGGCCGCTATGGTCACAGCGAGGCTGCCCGTGAAGGAATTTACGCCGCCTTCCGTCAGGGGAAAAATATTGAAAGCGCGCTTTCGGCGCAGTTGGGGTGGACTCTGTATGAAGATTCTTTTGATTGCGGGCGGCTGGTCCCCTGA
- a CDS encoding lytic murein transglycosylase, with protein sequence MLAAACGGAHTEPVTPSDQASPAPAGYGNTTATDLQVGLVPGVSQSGDAAVTPSGQTLQPPSGSPAGQSLEGLPLVWQPLAQRLAAEGLPGPRVNALLATLAPVPSQSPMGRKMLELYKSRFMPKPPSVTPPTMQYYKGVVTEQNARLCREFVAEHKLAFSQAQTRFGVPSSVAVALLFVETRLGKVLADVPENALFTLASMAVSRQPDDISQWLPRMPGYEEHLPWFEETMPKRADWAYKEVRALVTHILRDDLDPRYLPSSIYGAVGLCQFMPSNIAAYGADGDGDGKVDLFHVPDAVASLSNYLARHGWKPGINRAQQHKVLMAYNKSVVYANTILALADLVAKPAAPAKTDGPGKPEKTAQKAKVTNSNSAGQGGKSPPKGKAPSGGVPSGGQKTPR encoded by the coding sequence ATGCTTGCGGCTGCCTGTGGCGGCGCGCACACCGAGCCCGTGACCCCCTCAGACCAGGCCAGCCCGGCACCTGCGGGATATGGCAACACCACTGCCACTGACCTTCAGGTGGGCCTTGTGCCGGGCGTTTCGCAAAGCGGCGATGCCGCTGTGACGCCTTCAGGCCAAACTCTGCAACCTCCGTCCGGCAGCCCAGCCGGACAGAGCCTTGAAGGGCTCCCCCTCGTGTGGCAGCCGCTGGCCCAGCGGCTTGCCGCTGAGGGGCTTCCGGGCCCCAGGGTGAACGCCCTGTTGGCTACCCTCGCGCCCGTACCCAGCCAGTCTCCCATGGGGCGCAAAATGCTTGAGCTGTATAAAAGCCGCTTCATGCCCAAGCCGCCCTCCGTCACGCCTCCGACCATGCAATATTACAAGGGCGTCGTTACCGAACAGAACGCGCGCCTGTGCCGTGAATTTGTGGCCGAGCACAAGCTGGCCTTCAGCCAGGCCCAGACCAGGTTTGGGGTGCCTTCGTCTGTGGCGGTGGCCCTGCTGTTTGTGGAGACGCGCCTTGGCAAGGTGCTTGCCGATGTGCCCGAAAATGCGCTGTTCACCTTGGCGAGCATGGCGGTAAGCCGCCAGCCTGACGATATCAGCCAATGGCTGCCGCGCATGCCGGGCTATGAAGAGCATCTGCCCTGGTTTGAAGAAACCATGCCCAAGCGCGCCGACTGGGCCTATAAGGAAGTGCGCGCCCTTGTGACCCATATTTTGCGGGATGATCTGGACCCCAGGTATTTGCCGAGTTCCATTTACGGGGCCGTGGGGCTTTGCCAGTTCATGCCTTCCAATATCGCGGCGTATGGTGCGGATGGCGACGGAGACGGCAAGGTGGATCTCTTTCACGTGCCTGACGCCGTGGCCAGCTTGTCCAACTACCTTGCGCGGCATGGCTGGAAGCCGGGCATAAACCGCGCCCAGCAGCACAAAGTGCTCATGGCCTACAATAAATCGGTGGTCTACGCCAACACCATTCTGGCCCTGGCAGACCTTGTTGCCAAGCCTGCGGCTCCCGCCAAAACCGACGGCCCCGGCAAACCGGAAAAAACCGCTCAAAAGGCCAAGGTCACCAACAGCAACTCCGCAGGACAAGGCGGAAAATCCCCGCCCAAGGGCAAGGCTCCATCCGGCGGCGTGCCGTCGGGCGGCCAGAAAACACCCCGCTAA
- a CDS encoding TolC family protein, with the protein MPDWPERHVKGVPGRIANDVCALYAGNARATIPIRRFQGACHLSITAVSVIRSSILFLALAVIFFCSPSIAAQRGTGPGAAVPLFQGQRSLGQQDGTTPGGATAGTGKNDGRGLRITMPDAVNRSLEFNPSLGSQEAQGRSSEESRKSARGAFGPRLGMTYSTAKQERKSNPSTVKPPNMGSYSWGVEISQPVFQGFKLLANYQKAALQADSDKAALRNAELSMTEQVQAQFLNLLRYEESVRSERDALARLRDQLRITTAFFDVGLRPRLDVLQAEVDVYQAENSVIIAENNRETSYALLNTLLGLPATAQVNYTGQLAHVPFSRSLEQCLEAAYRQRPDLYMAAKSVEIAGKNQQAVQSDYYPQVEGYYNVTQSGNTPDLQKDGSNGSRSQTWEVGARATWNVFQWGTTYYADKEAGWLVTKMRYEAENLKLSVGYDIKSKLLAVREAEKRINVAEKTVEQATEAYHVALARYQEQVGTNFDVLDASSKLTTAQAALTGAKADYLTALSQLYVAMGEFQPDLMRR; encoded by the coding sequence ATGCCTGACTGGCCAGAGCGTCACGTCAAGGGTGTGCCGGGCCGTATTGCCAATGACGTTTGTGCGTTGTATGCAGGCAATGCAAGAGCCACCATCCCCATACGCCGCTTTCAGGGCGCGTGCCACCTCTCAATTACGGCGGTTTCAGTGATTCGCTCGTCCATCCTTTTTCTTGCCCTTGCGGTGATCTTTTTTTGCTCTCCCTCCATTGCGGCACAGCGCGGTACGGGGCCTGGGGCTGCTGTTCCCCTTTTTCAGGGGCAGCGCAGCCTTGGGCAGCAGGACGGAACAACGCCAGGTGGAGCAACGGCAGGCACGGGAAAAAACGATGGCAGGGGGCTGCGCATCACCATGCCCGATGCCGTGAACCGCTCTCTGGAGTTTAACCCCAGTCTCGGTTCGCAGGAGGCGCAGGGGCGTTCGTCGGAAGAAAGCCGCAAGTCCGCGCGCGGGGCTTTTGGCCCCAGGCTTGGCATGACCTATTCAACGGCCAAGCAGGAAAGGAAGAGCAATCCTTCCACGGTCAAGCCGCCAAATATGGGCTCGTACAGCTGGGGCGTGGAAATTTCACAGCCGGTGTTTCAGGGCTTCAAGCTGCTGGCGAACTACCAGAAGGCCGCCCTCCAGGCCGACAGCGACAAGGCTGCCCTGCGTAATGCCGAACTGTCCATGACGGAACAGGTGCAGGCGCAGTTTCTGAATCTTTTGCGCTATGAAGAGAGCGTGCGCAGCGAGCGTGACGCCCTGGCACGGCTGCGTGATCAGTTGCGCATTACCACGGCCTTTTTTGACGTGGGGCTGCGCCCCAGGCTGGATGTGCTGCAGGCCGAAGTAGACGTGTACCAGGCGGAAAATTCGGTCATCATCGCTGAAAACAACCGTGAGACCAGCTATGCGCTGCTGAACACGCTGCTGGGGCTTCCGGCCACCGCGCAGGTAAACTACACGGGCCAGCTTGCCCACGTGCCTTTTTCACGGTCGCTGGAGCAATGCCTTGAGGCTGCCTACCGCCAGCGCCCTGATCTGTATATGGCCGCCAAGTCGGTGGAAATTGCCGGCAAAAACCAGCAGGCGGTACAGAGCGACTATTATCCGCAGGTAGAGGGCTATTATAATGTAACCCAGAGCGGCAACACGCCCGATCTGCAAAAGGACGGCAGCAACGGCTCGCGTTCGCAGACCTGGGAGGTGGGCGCGCGCGCCACCTGGAATGTTTTTCAGTGGGGCACTACCTATTACGCTGACAAGGAAGCCGGATGGCTTGTCACCAAGATGCGCTATGAGGCGGAAAATCTCAAGCTCAGCGTGGGGTATGACATCAAGTCCAAGCTGCTGGCCGTGCGCGAAGCAGAAAAACGCATTAACGTGGCGGAAAAAACCGTGGAGCAGGCCACCGAGGCCTACCATGTGGCCTTGGCCCGCTACCAGGAACAGGTGGGCACCAACTTTGACGTACTGGACGCATCGTCCAAGCTCACCACGGCCCAGGCAGCCCTGACGGGAGCCAAGGCCGACTATCTTACTGCCCTGTCGCAATTGTATGTGGCCATGGGCGAATTTCAACCGGACCTTATGAGGCGTTGA
- a CDS encoding DMT family transporter, with protein MSDSKKLPGHLAALFCTLVWGTTFISTKVLLRDFNPIEILFFRFALGFAALWLACPHALRLTERKQEWLFAGAGLAGVTLYFLLENIALTHTFASNVGVIVAVSPFFTALLSFWLLKAEKPGLNFFLGFAAAIAGIGLISFSGSTQLQLNPLGDLLAVLAGLAWSFYSILTRKILALGYKSLQVTRRCFFYGLLFMLPCLPIMNFHWNLARFGAFVNWSNVVFLGLGASAFCFVAWTFAIKRLGAVQSSVYIYLVPVVTVITAALILQERITWMAALGTALTLAGLVVSEIRQFGVRRKAEALQRRGQGSS; from the coding sequence ATGTCTGATAGTAAAAAACTGCCCGGCCATCTGGCGGCCCTGTTCTGCACGCTTGTATGGGGTACCACGTTCATTTCCACCAAGGTGCTGCTGCGTGACTTCAACCCCATCGAGATACTTTTTTTCCGTTTTGCCCTGGGGTTTGCGGCCCTGTGGCTGGCTTGCCCCCATGCCCTGCGGCTTACGGAACGCAAGCAGGAATGGCTGTTTGCCGGGGCCGGGCTTGCGGGTGTAACGCTGTATTTTCTGCTGGAAAATATCGCCCTTACTCACACGTTCGCATCCAATGTGGGCGTTATTGTGGCCGTGTCGCCATTTTTTACGGCCTTGCTGTCCTTCTGGCTGCTCAAGGCTGAAAAACCTGGCCTCAACTTTTTCCTCGGCTTCGCGGCGGCCATTGCGGGTATCGGCCTCATAAGCTTCAGCGGCAGCACGCAGTTGCAGCTGAACCCCCTTGGAGACCTGCTGGCTGTGCTGGCTGGCCTGGCCTGGTCGTTTTACTCCATACTTACCCGCAAGATTCTGGCCCTTGGCTACAAAAGTCTTCAAGTGACACGGCGCTGCTTTTTCTACGGCCTGCTGTTCATGCTTCCCTGTCTGCCCATCATGAATTTTCACTGGAATCTCGCGCGGTTTGGCGCTTTTGTGAACTGGAGCAACGTGGTCTTTCTGGGCCTTGGCGCATCGGCCTTCTGCTTTGTGGCCTGGACGTTCGCCATCAAGCGGCTGGGTGCCGTGCAAAGCAGCGTATATATCTATCTTGTGCCGGTGGTGACGGTCATTACCGCCGCCCTCATACTGCAGGAACGCATCACCTGGATGGCGGCATTGGGCACCGCCCTGACCCTGGCCGGTCTCGTGGTGTCCGAAATACGGCAGTTCGGCGTGCGAAGAAAAGCCGAAGCCCTGCAACGCCGGGGGCAGGGCAGTAGTTAG
- a CDS encoding helix-turn-helix domain-containing protein, with the protein MPAFAEIYERIKLATNSRTQVELAEVLDIRQSSISDAKRRNSVPGDWFMKLFEKFGLNPDWLKQGIGPMYLRTEQGYMPQDAPASLAESAAHYGDTLARGIVVSIHQMRSDYSDDQPRPSLDIAGKISLPHSFTRDGLCVLRMRGTNMIPTVMPDALLGVDTLDKDVISGRIYALFAPNEGVILRRVFLNGSQDGYILRSDSSDFPETALTPDLLAKRLLGRVTWIFQEL; encoded by the coding sequence ATGCCTGCCTTTGCAGAAATATACGAACGTATCAAGCTGGCGACAAACAGCCGCACTCAGGTCGAATTAGCCGAAGTGCTGGATATACGTCAGTCGAGCATCTCCGATGCCAAACGACGCAATTCAGTGCCTGGCGACTGGTTTATGAAACTGTTTGAAAAGTTCGGGCTAAACCCCGACTGGCTCAAACAGGGCATAGGCCCCATGTACCTGCGTACCGAACAGGGCTATATGCCGCAGGACGCCCCTGCCTCCCTTGCTGAAAGTGCCGCCCACTACGGCGATACACTAGCCAGAGGAATAGTGGTTTCCATCCATCAGATGCGCTCTGATTACAGCGATGACCAGCCACGGCCATCCCTGGACATAGCGGGCAAGATATCCCTGCCGCATTCGTTTACACGCGACGGACTTTGCGTGTTGCGCATGCGTGGAACCAACATGATCCCCACGGTGATGCCCGACGCTCTTCTTGGAGTGGACACCCTGGATAAAGACGTGATTTCGGGGCGCATATACGCGCTTTTCGCACCCAATGAGGGCGTGATCCTGCGGCGTGTGTTCCTGAATGGCTCCCAGGACGGCTATATACTACGCTCTGATTCGTCGGACTTTCCTGAAACTGCACTCACGCCGGACCTGCTGGCCAAGCGTCTGTTGGGCCGGGTGACATGGATTTTTCAGGAACTATAA
- a CDS encoding D-alanine--D-alanine ligase, producing MKILLIAGGWSPERQVSLNGARAMVPALEARGHQVTFFDLLADFDHLLDEAQKHDFALINLHGAPGEDGLVQAMLERVGCPYQGSDPAGSFLALNKCAAKQLFRVAGLPTADWEFVPVPPEKDWQPSLPYPLFVKSNTGGSSLRLGRAANRAELDDVMGQIFAAGEEVIMEPVLHGKEVTCGILGEEPLPPILIEPVAGDFFDYESKYAQDGAREICPAPIGDEITGRVQEMTLAAHRVLGLRGYSRADFILGPDGSLTLLEVNTLPGMTATSLVPREARTIGLDFGQLLECLINLGMADCGKK from the coding sequence ATGAAGATTCTTTTGATTGCGGGCGGCTGGTCCCCTGAACGTCAGGTTTCACTGAACGGCGCACGGGCCATGGTTCCGGCCCTGGAAGCGCGCGGTCATCAAGTCACCTTTTTTGACCTTCTTGCCGACTTCGACCACTTGCTGGATGAAGCCCAGAAGCATGATTTCGCCCTCATCAACCTGCACGGTGCTCCTGGCGAAGACGGCCTTGTGCAGGCCATGCTGGAGCGTGTGGGCTGTCCCTATCAGGGTTCCGACCCTGCGGGTTCTTTTCTGGCGCTCAACAAGTGCGCCGCCAAGCAACTGTTCCGCGTGGCGGGCCTGCCCACGGCCGACTGGGAATTTGTGCCCGTGCCGCCCGAAAAGGACTGGCAGCCGAGCCTGCCGTATCCTCTTTTTGTCAAAAGCAATACCGGCGGCTCGTCCCTGCGGCTTGGCCGCGCCGCCAACCGCGCCGAGCTTGACGACGTCATGGGGCAGATATTCGCTGCCGGTGAAGAGGTCATTATGGAGCCGGTGCTGCACGGCAAGGAAGTGACGTGCGGCATCCTGGGCGAGGAGCCTCTGCCCCCCATTCTTATCGAGCCTGTGGCTGGCGATTTTTTCGACTACGAAAGCAAGTACGCCCAGGACGGCGCGCGCGAAATATGCCCGGCGCCCATCGGCGACGAGATTACGGGGCGCGTGCAGGAGATGACCCTGGCCGCGCACAGGGTGCTTGGGCTCAGGGGCTACAGCCGTGCCGACTTCATCCTTGGCCCGGATGGAAGTCTTACGCTTCTGGAGGTCAATACGCTGCCCGGCATGACCGCGACCAGCCTTGTGCCGCGTGAAGCCAGAACCATCGGACTGGATTTTGGCCAGTTGCTTGAGTGTCTTATAAATCTGGGTATGGCGGACTGCGGCAAAAAATAG
- the hflC gene encoding protease modulator HflC has protein sequence MRNNSLTIVILLLVVAVVGSQCFFTVHQTQTALVLQLGEPLNKVYEPGLHFKMPFIQNVVYFDSRVLDYEARSREAFTVDKKAIVLDNYARWKIINPLQFYRTMRTIPGAQARLDDVVYSQLRALVGAYTLTEVVSSHRAAIMKEVTNKVSALMHSYGVEVLDVRIKRTDLPPENQRAIFGRMRAERERQAKQYRSEGEEESTRIRSDADRQRAVILAEAAREAQITRGTGDAKAASVYAQSYNKAPQFYAYQRWLEAMRKSLKENSKMVLANEAPLLNPQH, from the coding sequence ATGCGTAATAATTCTTTGACAATAGTGATACTGTTGCTGGTTGTTGCGGTTGTTGGCAGTCAATGCTTTTTTACTGTGCATCAGACGCAAACAGCCCTGGTGCTGCAGCTGGGTGAACCCCTGAACAAGGTGTATGAACCCGGACTGCATTTCAAGATGCCTTTTATCCAGAATGTGGTGTACTTCGACTCGCGGGTGCTGGACTACGAAGCCCGCTCGCGTGAGGCCTTTACGGTAGATAAAAAAGCCATTGTGCTTGATAACTACGCCCGCTGGAAGATTATTAACCCTTTGCAGTTTTATCGTACCATGCGCACCATCCCTGGCGCGCAAGCACGACTTGACGACGTTGTTTACTCCCAGTTGCGGGCCCTGGTGGGCGCATACACGCTTACAGAAGTTGTATCATCCCACCGTGCGGCCATCATGAAGGAAGTGACAAACAAAGTTTCAGCCCTGATGCACAGTTACGGTGTCGAAGTGCTGGACGTGCGCATTAAGCGCACAGATCTGCCGCCGGAAAACCAGCGTGCCATCTTTGGACGCATGCGGGCCGAGCGTGAACGCCAGGCCAAGCAGTACCGCTCTGAAGGTGAGGAAGAATCCACGCGCATCCGGTCTGATGCAGACCGCCAGCGCGCTGTCATTCTGGCTGAAGCTGCGCGAGAAGCGCAGATAACGCGAGGCACGGGCGATGCCAAAGCCGCCTCTGTCTACGCACAATCCTATAACAAGGCTCCCCAGTTTTATGCGTACCAACGCTGGCTGGAAGCCATGCGAAAATCTCTCAAGGAGAACAGCAAGATGGTGCTGGCCAACGAAGCGCCTCTTCTTAATCCTCAACATTGA